AAAGGTTGTCCCCTGAACGGTAACAGGCCCAGAAGATGGGTAATCTTGTGGTTTTAGCAATACCTTTCCATCCATATCCAATACGGCAAACTGATCACCTTTTGGAGATATCACCACTTGAAATTCTTTTAGTTCGCCAGCAACTAACACGTGGAAGTCGGCATCACCTTGTTCAAAAGTCACCGAACTCTCGTAACTTTGAGCGGCAATGGTTGCCGGATCATTCATGACGACTTTCATCTGCTCCGCGCCAAATCTTACCGGACGCAAAATTATTTTTTCACCTGCACGAGGAGAGTTATTCATTTCAACTCTCATACCATCGATATACAGCGCAGAATCTTTAGGCTCTACCTGAACAACCTCTCCGGTTGGCTTAATCACGGTGTAGTCACTACCGTCATATCTAAGATGGTAATCACCTGGATTTATCTTCGAAATATCATCAATATAAACAGCCAAATCGGCTTTTGAGTCTTTCTCTAACGTAACTCGAGATTTTGCGACACGTTCGGAGTTCACATCGGTAAACACAAGAGAACCGATATCGCCTTTTAAATCTAGGCCTTGAGCTTGTAGCTCATTAACGGCATAAGAAATAGAGGTAGCAACACGGCCTAATTCATCCTGCACATAAGGAATAAACTCATCTCTCACTCTAAAAAGAGACTCTAGTTTGCCGTCTATGCCTTTGTGATTTATTGCTTTTATTCCCTTGCCTTCGATTAACGCGAGTTCGCGCTGCTGTGGATCGGGTGAACCATCAATCATGGTCAACCGACTCGATTCCACCCCAGAAACGAGATTATGTCCGCTACCAATATGTATATTGAAACCTTCGTTATTGTTGCGCGGCGTAACCGTTACTTTTGTGTATTCAGATAGCTCTTTTACTAACTTTTCATGCTTATCCATCAGGTCATTGTGCGGGCCAGGAGTGCGCATCATTAACCTATGTAGATCTTTGATATCACTGCCTATTTGATTTATTCTTTCAACAGATAGGTCAAGTTTTTTATTAATATTTGAAGACTGCTGGCGCACCGTTTCGTAAAACGTATTAAGGTTTTGGCTGACCAGCCCTGCCTTATCTAACACCACTTTACGTGCACCCATGTCATTAGGGGAATCGGCTAGCGTTTTGACTGAATCGAACCACTCATTAATATTTTCTGGTATTTTTTTCGAAGCAAGCGAAGAGAGCATACTCGTCAACATGCCCAAGTTTTCTTCATCGTCTTCACGTAACGCTTTGCTTGTTGTCG
This portion of the Vibrio sp. VB16 genome encodes:
- the flgK gene encoding flagellar hook-associated protein FlgK, whose product is MASDLLNVGTQSVLTAQRQLNTTGHNISNANTEGYSRQSVIQGTNSPRQYGGETYGMGVHVENVRRSWDQFAVNELNVSTTSKALREDDEENLGMLTSMLSSLASKKIPENINEWFDSVKTLADSPNDMGARKVVLDKAGLVSQNLNTFYETVRQQSSNINKKLDLSVERINQIGSDIKDLHRLMMRTPGPHNDLMDKHEKLVKELSEYTKVTVTPRNNNEGFNIHIGSGHNLVSGVESSRLTMIDGSPDPQQRELALIEGKGIKAINHKGIDGKLESLFRVRDEFIPYVQDELGRVATSISYAVNELQAQGLDLKGDIGSLVFTDVNSERVAKSRVTLEKDSKADLAVYIDDISKINPGDYHLRYDGSDYTVIKPTGEVVQVEPKDSALYIDGMRVEMNNSPRAGEKIILRPVRFGAEQMKVVMNDPATIAAQSYESSVTFEQGDADFHVLVAGELKEFQVVISPKGDQFAVLDMDGKVLLKPQDYPSSGPVTVQGTTFELTKGAIANDRFAANLTASEGDNGNLRKMQDLQTAKNLNDNNSTILQLYHDLNTNMGLKMSTASRLSDVARLENESAQERVAEISGVNLDEEAANMMKFQQSYMASSRIMQAANDTFNTILALR